In a genomic window of Streptomyces sp. NBC_00525:
- a CDS encoding thioesterase II family protein, with translation MASLTAVDEVVEQRVRLHCLAHAGAGVASYQRWSLAAGPAVDVAALLLPGRDGRRREPRVTDRAGLLADLLGPLLDAARSGPYALYGHSLGALVAYTLTRALAQEGAPPPLFLAVGACLPPHATAALIGAAEAPDEQLLPLLGALGSLPKGPAARPGGLWHRSVLPVLRDDLRLAKALRQAALDPVTGGPVNVPLLVFAGSDDPLAVPTALQEWRRWTTGPITVRTLIGDHFFAGNTALPAMIGDACRERAALTKGTPQAGPAADRTTGGER, from the coding sequence ATGGCTTCGCTGACGGCGGTCGACGAGGTGGTGGAGCAGCGGGTACGGCTTCACTGTCTCGCCCACGCGGGCGCGGGCGTGGCCAGCTACCAGCGCTGGTCCCTCGCGGCCGGTCCCGCGGTGGATGTGGCGGCCCTGCTGCTTCCGGGCCGGGACGGCCGCAGACGGGAGCCCCGCGTCACCGACCGCGCCGGACTCCTGGCCGACCTCCTCGGCCCGCTGCTCGACGCGGCGCGCTCCGGCCCGTACGCGCTGTACGGGCACAGTCTGGGGGCGCTGGTGGCCTACACCCTGACCCGGGCGCTGGCCCAGGAGGGCGCGCCCCCGCCCCTGTTCCTCGCGGTCGGCGCCTGCCTGCCGCCGCACGCCACGGCCGCGCTGATCGGCGCGGCCGAAGCTCCCGACGAGCAGCTGCTGCCGCTCCTCGGAGCCCTCGGCTCGCTGCCGAAGGGGCCCGCCGCCCGCCCCGGCGGCCTGTGGCACCGCTCCGTGCTGCCCGTCCTGCGCGACGACCTGCGGTTGGCCAAGGCCCTGCGGCAGGCGGCCCTGGACCCTGTCACCGGAGGACCCGTGAACGTACCCCTGCTCGTCTTCGCCGGCAGCGACGACCCGCTCGCCGTCCCGACCGCGCTCCAGGAATGGCGGCGGTGGACCACCGGCCCCATCACCGTGCGCACCCTGATCGGCGACCACTTCTTCGCCGGGAACACCGCGCTGCCCGCGATGATCGGGGACGCCTGCCGGGAGCGCGCCGCGCTGACGAAGGGCACCCCGCAAGCCGGACCGGCCGCGGACCGCACCACCGGCGGTGAGCGGTGA
- a CDS encoding AfsR/SARP family transcriptional regulator encodes MDINLLGALSVTENGISVTPTAPKPRQVLALLALHADQVVPVATLIEELWGENPPRSARTTLQTYVLQLRELIGAALAHGESERCTAKDVLSTLPGGYRLETRGGAVDYREFEHRAGAGYRAMDGEDHEGASRRLADALSLWTGPVLTDVQAGSQIQMEVRRLDEARLCALDQRIEADLRLGRHRELLSELTVLVNRHRMHESLHGQFMLALHRSGRRGEALNVYQRLRTVLVSELGLEPSAALSRLQRFILTARPEPVPVAAATGTAKGRLVVR; translated from the coding sequence GTGGACATCAACCTGCTCGGAGCGCTGTCCGTCACCGAGAACGGGATCTCGGTCACGCCGACCGCGCCGAAACCGCGCCAGGTGCTGGCCCTGCTCGCGCTCCACGCCGACCAGGTGGTCCCGGTGGCCACGCTGATCGAGGAGCTGTGGGGCGAGAACCCGCCGCGCAGCGCCCGTACGACGCTCCAGACGTACGTGCTCCAGCTGCGTGAGCTGATCGGCGCGGCGCTCGCACACGGCGAGAGCGAACGCTGTACCGCCAAGGACGTCCTGAGCACCCTGCCCGGCGGCTACCGGCTGGAGACCAGGGGAGGGGCCGTCGACTACCGGGAGTTCGAGCACCGGGCCGGCGCCGGCTACCGGGCGATGGACGGCGAGGACCACGAGGGCGCCTCACGCCGGCTGGCGGACGCCCTGTCGCTGTGGACCGGGCCCGTGCTCACCGACGTCCAGGCCGGCAGCCAGATCCAGATGGAGGTCCGGCGCCTGGACGAGGCCCGGCTGTGCGCGCTCGACCAGCGCATCGAGGCCGACCTCCGGCTGGGCCGCCACCGCGAACTGCTCTCCGAACTCACCGTCCTGGTCAACCGGCACCGGATGCACGAGAGCCTGCACGGCCAGTTCATGCTGGCGCTGCACCGCTCCGGGCGCCGCGGCGAGGCGCTCAACGTCTACCAGCGGCTGCGCACGGTCCTCGTCTCGGAGCTGGGCCTGGAGCCGTCGGCCGCGCTGAGCCGGCTCCAGCGCTTCATCCTCACGGCGCGTCCCGAGCCCGTTCCGGTGGCCGCCGCCACCGGAACGGCCAAGGGACGGCTCGTGGTGCGGTGA
- a CDS encoding AfsR/SARP family transcriptional regulator — translation MKIKVLGPLDAEVNGISIVPTAGKPRQILALLALYPGRVMPVPTLMEEIWGADLPQSALTTLQTYILQLRRRLGTAMGPDVPGSAKDVLATRYGGYLLQIPADSVDVHTYESLVAEGRQAFESGEDARASKCLGDALDLWEGPALVDVRVGPILDIEVMRLEESRLVTRERRIDADLRLGRHVELIAELTDLIARHPQHEGLHSQAMVALYRSGRQASALDVYRRMRQRLIDELGVEPSPQLQRLHLAMLAVDPRLDVVAGPRHSSTFDLYAA, via the coding sequence ATGAAGATTAAAGTCCTGGGTCCGTTGGATGCCGAGGTCAATGGGATATCCATCGTCCCGACCGCCGGCAAACCCCGCCAGATTCTGGCGCTGCTCGCCCTCTACCCGGGCCGGGTCATGCCCGTGCCCACCCTGATGGAGGAGATCTGGGGCGCCGATCTGCCGCAGAGCGCGCTCACCACGCTCCAGACGTACATCCTCCAGTTGCGCCGTCGGCTGGGCACCGCCATGGGCCCGGACGTCCCCGGCTCCGCCAAGGACGTGCTGGCCACCCGTTACGGCGGCTATCTGCTCCAGATCCCGGCCGACTCCGTCGACGTGCACACCTACGAGTCCCTGGTGGCCGAGGGCCGGCAGGCGTTCGAGAGCGGCGAGGACGCACGCGCCTCCAAGTGTCTCGGCGACGCCCTCGACCTGTGGGAGGGCCCCGCGCTGGTCGACGTACGCGTGGGCCCGATCCTCGACATCGAGGTCATGCGGCTGGAGGAGAGCCGGCTGGTGACGCGTGAGCGCAGGATCGACGCCGACCTGCGGCTGGGCCGGCACGTCGAACTGATTGCCGAACTCACCGATCTGATCGCCCGCCACCCCCAGCACGAGGGACTGCACTCGCAGGCGATGGTCGCGCTCTACCGCTCCGGCCGGCAGGCCTCCGCGCTCGACGTCTACCGCCGGATGCGTCAGCGGCTGATCGACGAACTCGGTGTCGAGCCCTCGCCGCAGCTCCAGCGGCTGCACCTGGCGATGCTCGCGGTCGACCCGCGCCTGGACGTGGTCGCCGGGCCGCGCCACTCCTCGACCTTCGACCTGTACGCGGCCTGA
- a CDS encoding beta-ketoacyl-[acyl-carrier-protein] synthase family protein, translating to MRRIVITGVGVVAPGAIGTGAFWSLLTSGRTATRGVTLFDASRHRSRVAAEVDFDPIAHGFSLADTERLDRAAQFALVSAREAVRDSGLADVLAAGNPLRTGVSLGSAAGCTTGLVTQYALLSDFGGSWTVDHSKAAEHLHDYFMVGSLAAEVARDSGAQGPVGVVSSGCTSGLDAIGHAAELIREGSADMMIAGGAEAPISPIAMACFDRIRLTSPRNEEPGTASRPFDRTRDGFVLGEGAAVVILEELQHARRRGAHVYAELSGFASYSSAHHMTGLRPGGEEMADAIRAALDTARLNPVDVDYVNAHGAGTRHNDRHETHAFKVGLGEHAWRVPVSSIKSMIGHALGAAGALDVAASVLAIRHSTVPPTANLYEPDPTCDLDYTPLFAREQRTSTVLSVASGFGGFHAATVLTRPRLREAA from the coding sequence GTGAGGCGGATCGTCATCACCGGCGTGGGCGTGGTCGCCCCCGGCGCGATCGGTACCGGCGCCTTCTGGTCGCTGCTCACATCGGGACGCACCGCGACGCGCGGTGTCACCCTCTTCGACGCCTCCCGGCACCGTTCACGGGTGGCCGCCGAGGTCGACTTCGACCCCATCGCCCACGGCTTCTCCCTCGCCGACACCGAACGCCTCGACAGGGCCGCCCAGTTCGCGCTGGTCAGCGCCCGCGAGGCGGTGCGGGACAGCGGCCTGGCCGACGTCCTGGCGGCCGGGAACCCGCTGCGCACCGGTGTGAGCCTGGGCAGCGCGGCCGGCTGCACCACCGGACTGGTCACGCAGTACGCCCTGCTCAGCGACTTCGGCGGGTCCTGGACCGTCGACCACTCCAAGGCGGCCGAGCACCTGCACGACTACTTCATGGTCGGCTCCCTCGCCGCAGAGGTGGCGCGCGACAGCGGGGCGCAGGGCCCGGTCGGCGTGGTCTCCAGCGGCTGCACCTCGGGCCTGGACGCCATCGGGCACGCCGCCGAGCTGATCCGCGAGGGCAGCGCCGACATGATGATCGCGGGCGGCGCGGAGGCGCCGATCTCCCCGATCGCGATGGCCTGCTTCGACCGCATCAGGCTCACCAGCCCGCGCAACGAGGAACCGGGGACCGCGTCGCGGCCGTTCGACCGCACCCGCGACGGGTTCGTCCTCGGCGAGGGCGCGGCCGTGGTGATCCTGGAGGAACTCCAGCACGCCCGGCGGCGCGGGGCCCACGTGTACGCGGAGCTGTCCGGCTTCGCCTCGTACAGCAGCGCCCACCACATGACGGGACTGCGGCCGGGCGGGGAGGAGATGGCCGACGCCATCCGGGCCGCGCTCGACACCGCCCGGCTCAACCCGGTGGACGTGGACTACGTCAACGCGCACGGCGCCGGCACCCGGCACAACGACCGGCACGAGACCCACGCCTTCAAGGTGGGCCTCGGCGAACACGCCTGGCGGGTCCCGGTCAGCTCCATCAAGTCGATGATCGGGCACGCGCTGGGCGCGGCGGGGGCCCTGGACGTCGCGGCCAGCGTGCTCGCCATCCGGCACAGCACGGTGCCGCCGACGGCGAACCTGTACGAACCCGACCCGACCTGCGATCTGGACTACACCCCGCTGTTCGCGCGCGAGCAGCGCACCAGCACCGTACTGAGCGTCGCGAGCGGCTTCGGCGGGTTCCACGCGGCGACGGTCCTGACCCGGCCCCGGCTGCGGGAGGCGGCATGA
- a CDS encoding aromatase/cyclase, with translation MSDARVHRTVHQVIAAAPAGVLYGLIADATRWPLFFPPCVHVEQLDFQGTRERLRMWATSGDVVTSWISNRRLDVQRLRVEFTMDQPTAPTRSASGVWTVEPLGDRSRVTLEHSFTASGDDPADAAWADEVTAANSSVQLGLARVAERWTRLDDLVWSFEDTLHVNAPAELIFDFLYRADDWPAELPHVARLDLVEDEPGVQVMSMGSLSIDGSAHSTESVRICFPGAQRIVYKQIRTSPLFAAHAGEWSIEPDETGVNLIARHHVLLDEDNIERVLGEGTDAVAAGHHAREALGQAGLSVLRYATRYALGSVRVL, from the coding sequence ATGTCGGATGCGCGAGTGCACCGCACGGTCCACCAGGTGATCGCGGCGGCCCCGGCCGGTGTGCTGTACGGGCTGATCGCGGACGCCACGAGATGGCCACTGTTCTTTCCGCCCTGCGTCCACGTCGAGCAACTCGACTTCCAGGGGACGCGGGAGCGGCTGCGCATGTGGGCCACGTCGGGTGACGTCGTCACGTCCTGGATCTCCAACCGCCGCCTGGACGTACAGCGGCTGCGCGTGGAGTTCACCATGGACCAGCCCACCGCCCCCACGCGTTCCGCGAGCGGGGTCTGGACCGTGGAACCGCTCGGCGACCGCTCCCGGGTGACGCTGGAGCACTCCTTCACGGCCAGTGGCGACGACCCCGCCGACGCGGCCTGGGCCGATGAGGTCACGGCGGCCAACAGCAGCGTCCAGCTCGGGCTCGCCCGGGTCGCCGAGCGCTGGACCCGGCTGGACGACCTGGTGTGGTCCTTCGAGGACACCCTCCACGTCAACGCCCCCGCCGAGCTGATCTTCGACTTCCTGTACCGGGCCGACGACTGGCCCGCCGAACTGCCCCACGTCGCCCGGCTGGACCTGGTCGAGGACGAACCGGGCGTGCAGGTGATGTCCATGGGCAGCCTGTCCATCGACGGCAGCGCGCACAGCACCGAGTCCGTCCGCATCTGCTTCCCCGGCGCCCAGCGCATCGTCTACAAGCAGATCCGTACCTCGCCGCTGTTCGCCGCGCACGCGGGCGAGTGGTCCATCGAGCCCGACGAGACGGGTGTGAACCTGATCGCCCGCCACCACGTGCTGCTCGACGAGGACAACATCGAGCGGGTGCTCGGCGAGGGCACCGACGCCGTCGCCGCCGGCCACCACGCACGCGAAGCGCTCGGCCAGGCGGGACTGTCCGTCCTGCGGTACGCCACGCGGTACGCCCTCGGTTCGGTCCGCGTCCTGTGA
- a CDS encoding TetR family transcriptional regulator: protein MARQQRAMRTREALIGAVAEIVAQEGLAATSLTGISKRAGVSNGALHFHFVSKGALVEALEAAALARLRAVLEAPADARSRLQHLVDVTHALTRELTTDVVLRAGFVLCADVAWEPGADLRVHLRRWVEDLVREAGAAAELRPGAEPEGIVTAVVGAIAGFEVLGARDAVWLAPRTVARFWELLLPALAAPALLGTLDPAGTRGRP from the coding sequence ATGGCACGGCAGCAACGCGCGATGCGCACCCGGGAAGCCCTGATCGGGGCGGTCGCCGAGATCGTCGCCCAGGAGGGGCTGGCGGCCACCTCGCTCACCGGGATCAGTAAGCGGGCAGGAGTGAGCAACGGCGCGCTGCACTTCCACTTCGTCAGCAAGGGGGCCCTGGTGGAGGCCCTGGAAGCCGCCGCGCTCGCCCGGCTGCGGGCGGTGCTGGAGGCCCCGGCGGACGCGCGGAGCCGGCTGCAGCACCTCGTCGACGTCACGCACGCGCTCACACGCGAGTTGACCACCGACGTGGTGCTGCGGGCCGGGTTCGTGCTCTGCGCCGACGTGGCGTGGGAACCGGGGGCGGACCTCCGGGTGCACCTGCGGCGCTGGGTCGAGGACCTCGTGCGGGAAGCCGGCGCGGCGGCCGAACTGCGGCCCGGCGCCGAGCCGGAGGGGATCGTGACGGCGGTCGTGGGCGCGATCGCGGGCTTCGAGGTGCTGGGCGCCCGGGACGCCGTCTGGCTGGCCCCCCGCACGGTCGCGCGGTTCTGGGAACTGCTGCTCCCGGCCCTGGCCGCACCGGCCCTGCTCGGAACGCTGGACCCCGCAGGAACCCGGGGGAGACCCTAG
- a CDS encoding BTAD domain-containing putative transcriptional regulator: MEFRILGPVQVFDERTGVPIVPSGAKQRALLGALVVKAGQAVSADRLVDELWGEHPPVNAANALQAHVARLRRLLPDPPPAASEGAPHAWLVTRAPGYVLRLGHAGTDARNFHRLAAEGRGLAPTDPGRSADVLRRALALWRGPALEGSGRGTICSVEASLLEESRLVALESLYTACLGAGRAGEITGELEELTTAHPLRERFHELLMTALYRCGRQAEALWVYNRAHRRLVRDLGVEPGPLLRGRMEAIRHDPDPVPARPSGDDEGASVRLLRTELADLRRHIERLTREQRELTDRLEALTATHAPTS, translated from the coding sequence ATGGAGTTTCGAATACTGGGTCCGGTCCAGGTCTTCGACGAGCGGACCGGCGTTCCGATCGTGCCGTCCGGCGCCAAACAGCGCGCCCTGCTCGGCGCGCTCGTCGTCAAGGCCGGCCAGGCCGTATCCGCGGACCGGCTCGTCGACGAATTGTGGGGCGAACACCCGCCCGTCAACGCCGCCAACGCCCTCCAGGCCCATGTCGCGCGACTGCGCCGGCTGCTGCCCGACCCGCCGCCGGCCGCCTCCGAGGGGGCGCCCCACGCATGGCTGGTGACCCGCGCGCCCGGATACGTCCTGCGGCTCGGGCACGCCGGCACCGACGCCCGGAACTTCCACCGCCTGGCCGCCGAGGGACGCGGTCTCGCGCCCACCGACCCCGGCCGCTCGGCCGATGTGCTGCGCCGGGCCCTGGCGCTGTGGCGCGGCCCCGCCCTGGAGGGCAGCGGCCGGGGCACGATCTGTTCCGTCGAGGCCTCGCTGCTGGAGGAGAGCCGGCTCGTCGCGCTCGAATCGCTGTACACGGCGTGCCTGGGCGCGGGGCGGGCCGGCGAGATCACGGGCGAGCTGGAGGAGCTGACCACCGCTCACCCGTTGCGCGAGCGCTTCCATGAGCTGCTGATGACCGCGCTGTACCGGTGCGGCCGCCAGGCGGAGGCCCTGTGGGTGTACAACCGCGCGCACCGCCGGCTCGTCCGCGATCTGGGCGTGGAGCCCGGCCCGCTGCTGCGCGGCCGCATGGAGGCGATCCGCCACGACCCGGACCCCGTACCGGCCCGCCCCTCCGGGGACGACGAGGGTGCGAGCGTGCGCCTGCTGCGTACGGAACTCGCCGATCTGCGCCGTCACATCGAGCGCCTGACGCGTGAACAGCGGGAGCTGACGGACCGCCTGGAGGCGCTCACCGCGACGCACGCGCCCACCTCCTGA
- a CDS encoding DUF6059 family protein: protein MTFRRPHPTVPCPGAPLPRRRSGGQPLEASALNPFGFVRVLWDGFVALGLMHTGESTLRGCPDRDPVHDGPPPGHPERLRPDLPLTGYEERLRRQLGHSPYAGGPL, encoded by the coding sequence GTGACGTTCCGGCGCCCGCACCCGACCGTGCCGTGCCCCGGTGCGCCACTCCCCCGCCGCCGATCCGGCGGCCAGCCCCTGGAGGCGAGTGCCCTGAACCCATTCGGCTTCGTCCGTGTCCTGTGGGACGGATTTGTCGCCCTCGGACTCATGCACACCGGCGAAAGCACACTGCGGGGCTGTCCGGACCGCGACCCGGTCCACGACGGCCCGCCGCCCGGCCACCCCGAGCGGCTGCGCCCCGACCTGCCGCTGACCGGGTACGAGGAACGGCTGCGGCGCCAGCTGGGCCACTCGCCGTATGCCGGCGGCCCCCTCTGA
- a CDS encoding ketosynthase chain-length factor — MRSGEGIAGLEWPGEESERPPADAVVTGIGVLAPNGLGAESWWRALLAGKNGIRPISRFDASGYPVRIAGEIDGFVDEDHISSRLLPSTDRVTRLGLVAAKEALEDSGAEPAGLPRYGAGVVTASTAGGTEFGQRGLEALWGKGAAYVSAYQSFAWFHAAGTAQISIRHTLRGPGTAVVSEQAGGIDAVARARREIRKGVGLMVAGGVDSALCPWGWAAHLADGRMTTAADPDRAYLPFDEAAGGHVVGEGGALLVLEDAAAAAARGAHVYGVVAGCAATFDGGDDLPRLRDAAELALADAGVAPHEVDVVFADAAGERDADRAEAAALTSLFGPYGVPVTAPKSMTGRLGAGGSSLDMAAALFALRDRVVPPTTGTVRPAADYGIDLVTGAARELPGLRTALVLARGRGGFNSAAVVRAAGA, encoded by the coding sequence ATGAGAAGCGGTGAGGGGATCGCCGGACTGGAGTGGCCCGGCGAGGAGAGCGAGCGCCCGCCCGCCGACGCGGTGGTCACCGGCATCGGAGTGCTCGCCCCCAACGGGCTCGGCGCCGAGTCCTGGTGGCGGGCGCTGCTGGCGGGGAAGAACGGCATCCGCCCGATCAGCCGCTTCGACGCCTCCGGCTACCCGGTGCGGATCGCGGGCGAGATCGACGGGTTCGTCGACGAGGACCACATCTCCAGCCGTCTGCTGCCCTCCACCGACCGGGTCACGCGCCTGGGGCTGGTGGCGGCGAAGGAGGCGTTGGAGGACTCCGGGGCCGAGCCGGCCGGCCTGCCCCGGTACGGCGCGGGCGTCGTCACCGCCAGCACCGCGGGCGGCACCGAGTTCGGGCAGCGCGGGCTGGAGGCGCTGTGGGGCAAGGGCGCCGCGTACGTCAGCGCCTACCAGTCCTTCGCCTGGTTCCACGCCGCCGGTACGGCCCAGATCTCCATCCGGCACACCCTGCGCGGCCCCGGTACCGCGGTCGTCAGCGAGCAGGCCGGCGGCATCGACGCCGTGGCCCGGGCCCGCCGGGAGATCCGTAAGGGCGTGGGCCTGATGGTCGCCGGCGGGGTCGACTCGGCCCTGTGCCCGTGGGGCTGGGCCGCCCACCTCGCGGACGGCCGGATGACCACGGCCGCCGACCCGGACCGCGCCTACCTGCCCTTCGACGAGGCGGCCGGCGGTCATGTGGTGGGCGAGGGCGGGGCGCTGCTGGTCCTGGAGGACGCGGCCGCGGCCGCGGCGCGCGGGGCGCACGTGTACGGCGTGGTGGCGGGCTGCGCGGCCACCTTCGACGGCGGCGACGACCTGCCGCGGCTGCGCGACGCGGCGGAACTCGCGCTGGCCGACGCGGGGGTGGCGCCGCACGAGGTGGACGTGGTCTTCGCGGACGCGGCCGGCGAACGGGACGCCGACCGGGCCGAGGCTGCGGCGCTGACGTCGCTGTTCGGCCCGTACGGGGTGCCGGTGACGGCCCCCAAGTCGATGACCGGGCGGCTGGGCGCGGGCGGTTCCTCGCTCGACATGGCGGCCGCGCTGTTCGCGCTGCGCGACCGGGTCGTACCGCCCACGACCGGGACCGTACGGCCCGCCGCGGACTACGGGATCGACCTGGTGACCGGGGCGGCGCGGGAACTGCCCGGCCTGCGGACGGCGCTGGTGCTCGCCCGCGGCCGGGGCGGGTTCAACTCCGCCGCCGTGGTGCGGGCCGCCGGAGCCTGA
- a CDS encoding 4'-phosphopantetheinyl transferase family protein — MNKVTCAEPVHVPRPDGPWHGVRENLAAHGNAVVYTTWSEWLPTVLTSPRLPELLGADWDRYRRTPDPTVRYRFAAARLLIKCTAGAALGIEPEQLDLAYRLGGRPYLRGFDQIELSLSHTGELMAVGLSRTGRIGVDAEPTGRAVRLDLLEAQILTAVESAEIAELPEEQRVPHALRLWTLKEAYTKALGQGLRLGFKEFGIGRGLKLHAPDGSAATRGEWGFATHEVMGRYLVSTACHDAGLCTADDTSVGTMLDRGFLSAMSMDTE, encoded by the coding sequence ATGAACAAGGTGACGTGTGCCGAACCGGTCCATGTGCCACGGCCGGACGGGCCCTGGCACGGAGTACGGGAGAACCTGGCCGCGCACGGCAACGCGGTGGTCTACACGACGTGGAGCGAATGGCTGCCGACCGTCCTGACCAGCCCCCGGCTGCCCGAACTGCTCGGCGCGGACTGGGACCGCTACCGCCGTACCCCCGACCCCACCGTCCGCTACCGCTTCGCCGCCGCCCGGCTGCTCATCAAGTGCACGGCCGGGGCGGCCCTGGGGATCGAGCCGGAACAACTCGACCTGGCCTACCGGCTCGGCGGCCGCCCCTATCTGCGCGGCTTCGACCAGATCGAACTCAGCCTGTCGCACACCGGCGAGCTGATGGCCGTGGGGCTGAGCCGCACCGGCCGCATCGGCGTGGACGCGGAGCCGACCGGACGCGCGGTCCGGCTGGACCTGCTGGAGGCGCAGATCCTGACCGCCGTCGAGTCGGCGGAGATCGCGGAGCTGCCGGAGGAGCAGCGCGTGCCGCACGCCCTGCGGCTGTGGACCCTCAAGGAGGCGTACACCAAGGCACTGGGACAGGGACTGCGGCTGGGCTTCAAGGAGTTCGGCATCGGACGGGGGCTGAAGCTGCACGCCCCGGACGGCAGCGCCGCCACCCGCGGCGAGTGGGGCTTCGCCACGCACGAGGTCATGGGCCGCTATCTGGTGAGCACCGCCTGCCACGACGCGGGACTGTGCACCGCCGACGACACGTCCGTCGGCACCATGCTCGACCGGGGCTTCCTGTCGGCGATGAGCATGGACACGGAGTGA
- a CDS encoding acyl-CoA dehydrogenase, whose amino-acid sequence MNAPRTAPTPVRDIHAPARDSLPDAAGTPDAPPPWTTEPLRAARLEAALGDPSDPANPHGHLALLRADEAREVPEATEALLTEAGVAAEFVPHDLGGRLTSLEELARVLRPLFRRDLALGYGFGITSLFAASSVWTGGDEQQRRSLAGVLLGGGRVTIVHREVAHANAILRNEMDAERRPGGWLVGGRKDVVINAHRADAFVMYARTSREAGPRSHSVLMLGPGAPAAGEVRRLGRVETPGMRGAHFSGLELDGVALPDGALVGAVGDGVSLALRSFQISHCLIPATVLAGVDGVLRSAVRAATENRPDGRPSRRRRKALAGVFADLLACDAMAVTGLRAMSLMPEESYLLGAAVKYTMPDLLREDLEELATVLGGRGYDRGPVYGGFQKLVRDLPVAGLGHAGTAVCQAVIVPQLPALARTAWFRTPEPPAELFRPGAPLPAFDHRRLAHSGTDDLLTATLVGVAGRLADRSGGEPAVAALAELARAFVAELRVLLTRCAALGRDFGPQACALADRYALVLSAAAVLGVWEAGEQAGDPFLGRPAWAVLALSRIGRRLGVPVADPPGGVVEAVLDEALDRCRQGRSLDVYGTRLAG is encoded by the coding sequence GTGAACGCGCCCCGGACCGCCCCGACCCCCGTGCGGGACATCCACGCCCCCGCACGGGACAGCCTCCCCGATGCCGCCGGCACCCCGGACGCACCGCCCCCGTGGACCACCGAACCGCTGCGCGCCGCCCGCCTGGAGGCCGCGCTCGGCGACCCGTCCGACCCCGCGAACCCGCACGGGCACCTCGCGCTGCTGCGCGCCGACGAGGCCCGTGAGGTGCCCGAGGCCACCGAGGCGCTGCTCACCGAGGCCGGCGTGGCCGCCGAGTTCGTCCCCCACGACCTCGGCGGCCGGCTTACCTCCCTGGAGGAACTCGCCCGCGTCCTGCGCCCGCTGTTCCGCCGCGACCTGGCCCTCGGCTACGGCTTCGGCATCACGTCCCTGTTCGCCGCCTCCTCGGTGTGGACCGGGGGCGACGAGCAGCAGCGGCGCTCGCTGGCCGGCGTACTGCTCGGCGGCGGCCGCGTCACGATCGTGCACCGCGAGGTCGCGCACGCCAACGCCATCCTCCGCAACGAGATGGACGCCGAACGGCGCCCCGGCGGCTGGCTGGTCGGCGGCCGCAAGGACGTCGTCATCAACGCCCACCGCGCCGACGCGTTCGTGATGTACGCCCGCACCTCGCGGGAGGCGGGCCCCCGCAGCCACTCCGTCCTCATGCTCGGCCCCGGCGCGCCGGCCGCCGGCGAGGTGCGCCGGCTCGGCCGGGTGGAGACGCCCGGAATGCGCGGAGCGCACTTCTCCGGCCTCGAACTCGACGGCGTCGCCCTGCCCGACGGCGCCCTGGTCGGCGCCGTCGGCGACGGGGTGTCCCTGGCCCTGCGCAGCTTCCAGATCAGCCACTGCCTGATCCCGGCCACCGTGCTCGCGGGCGTCGACGGCGTACTGCGCTCGGCGGTGCGCGCGGCCACCGAGAACCGGCCGGACGGCCGGCCCTCGCGCCGCCGCCGGAAGGCGCTCGCCGGGGTCTTCGCCGACCTGCTGGCCTGCGACGCCATGGCGGTCACCGGACTGCGGGCGATGAGCCTGATGCCCGAGGAGTCGTACCTGCTGGGCGCGGCGGTCAAGTACACGATGCCGGACCTGCTGCGCGAGGACCTGGAGGAACTGGCCACGGTGCTCGGCGGCCGCGGCTACGACCGGGGGCCGGTCTACGGCGGCTTCCAGAAGCTCGTACGCGACCTGCCGGTCGCCGGGCTCGGACACGCGGGCACCGCCGTCTGCCAGGCGGTCATCGTGCCCCAGCTGCCGGCCCTGGCCCGTACGGCCTGGTTCCGCACCCCGGAACCGCCCGCCGAACTGTTCCGGCCGGGCGCGCCGCTGCCCGCCTTCGACCACCGGCGGCTGGCCCACTCCGGCACCGACGACCTGCTCACCGCCACCCTCGTCGGGGTGGCCGGACGGCTGGCGGACCGCAGCGGCGGCGAACCGGCGGTGGCCGCGCTGGCCGAACTGGCGCGGGCCTTCGTCGCCGAACTGCGGGTCCTGCTCACCCGGTGCGCCGCGCTCGGCCGGGACTTCGGGCCGCAGGCCTGCGCGCTGGCCGACCGCTACGCGCTGGTGCTCTCGGCCGCCGCCGTGCTGGGGGTCTGGGAGGCGGGGGAACAGGCCGGCGACCCGTTCCTCGGCCGGCCGGCGTGGGCGGTCCTCGCCCTCAGCCGCATCGGCCGCCGCCTGGGCGTACCGGTGGCGGACCCGCCCGGCGGCGTCGTCGAGGCGGTGCTGGACGAGGCGCTCGACCGCTGCCGGCAGGGGCGGAGCCTCGATGTGTACGGCACGCGGCTCGCGGGCTGA